The Syntrophobotulus glycolicus DSM 8271 DNA window GGATTCTGCCGATAATGTTCAGCATAGGTGTTCCTCCCCGCCCAGAGTCCAGCTTTCTGTATAGGTATAAGCATGATAAATCATCTTATATTCAGAACTGCTGTTCAGCAGCTCCTGATGATTGCCACAGGCGCAAATCCGCCCATCTTTCATAACCAGAATCTGATCAAAGCCCATCACTGTACGAATGCGATGCGCAATGACAAGCAGCGTTTTATCTCTCGTAAGCTCACCAATAGCTTCCTGTATCTGCTCCTCGCTGTCCGGGTCAATGCTGGCGGTAGCCTCGTCCAAGACAAGAATGGGCGCATCTTTGAGGATTGCCCGCGCGATGCAAATTCGCTGCCGCTCACCGCCCGATAAACGGTTTCCGGCGTCGCCGGCAAGGGTATGATAGCCATCCGGTGTTTTTAGGATAAAATCGTGGCAGCGCGCTAACTTTGCCGCCCGCTGAATCTCAGCGTCTGTAGCTTCTGGTTTACCGGCCCGTATGTTGTCGGCGATTGAAAGATTCAATAGGAAAGCATCCTGAAACACAAAGCTGATTTTTTCCATGAGCTGCGATGTTGGAAGTCTCCGAACATCTACACCGCCTATGCTGATTGTACCGCCGGAGACGTCCCAGAACCTGCAGATCAGCTTGGCAATCGTGCTTTTTCCGCTGCCGGACGGCCCGATCAGAGCAGTGGATTGCCCTTCCTTCGCAACAAAGGAGACGCCTTTTACGACATCGGTCGCACCATCATAGGAGAAATTCACATCCAGAAAAGAAATGGTGTTATCCTGCACTTCTTGTTTCCTATCCGTATCCCGCATCTCTTCTTCGGACAAAATAGAGTGGATGTTCTGCTCCGCACCCACAACCAGTATCAGACCGTCCGCAAACTCTGTCAGCTTGATCAGCGGAGCGGTAAACCCCATCGACATCATCAGGAACAAAATCAGCTCCGACAGGGAAAGACTGCCCCTGCCATAGAAAAGCAATCCAACAGGCAATACAGTTACCAGCGTTGCCTGGATGAATACATAATAAGCTGTCATAAAAGGCCAGGATGATCGATACCATTCCAGCACATAACGGCGATACCCCTCAATTGCTTCGCGGAAGCGGGAAAAGGAACTTTGGGACTGGTTGAATGCCTTAATTTCCTTCATACCGTTGACAAATTCTACAACTACAGCGTTCATCTTGTCCACTGCGGTGTAATATTTTTTCATTTTCTCTTTTGAACCGTTCATCATCAGGCCGTAAAAAAGCACAGCCAAGGGGATAAATCCCAGCATCGCCAGAGTCAGACGCCAATCAATAAAGGAAAGATACACCAGCACGGCAGCCGGAACAACGGCGCTGGAGATCGTTTCCGGGATGTTGTGCGCAAGAAACCGTTCCAGTTCTTCCACATCATTTTCCATCACCTTTTTCACGACGCCTGATTCCTGTTCAAGCACATATCCCAAGGGCAGCCGCGTCAGCTTATTTGCAAGCTGAACCCGCACATTCCGCAGGATTCGGTAAGCTCCGCGGTGAGAAAGGCGGGTGGAGGTCAAAAACAATACCGTTTTGCATATCAGGCAGACTCCAAGGAGAGCAGCGAAGAGCATCAAATAGGTCAAGTCCGGAGATGGCCTGAGAATCGCTATGATGAACTGTTGAATCAGGAAGTACGGAAGCAGGCCTGCCGCCACGCTTGCGATTGCGCACAAAATGGATGCGCCCAGTTGAGTCTTGTATTCACCGGCCATTTGGAACAATCTCTTTATACTTTGGACCATGAAATCCCCCTATTGAGTACAATGCGCGTCACATCCAATGTAAAGGGCCTGTCGTCAAAGGTGATTCCGGAAATAACCTCCGGGTTATAGATTGCCATTTCCTTAGCGTAGGAAACCGGTACATTGACTGCTTCTTTGTGAAGCGTGGTAAGCACATAGCGGTAATCCTCCTGTATGACGGCCGCATCCACCGTTTGCATCATATTGGCGATATGACTGTCAATTTCGGTTTTTTGCGAAAGTCCCTGCTGTGAGGTTTTATCCAGCCCATCGT harbors:
- a CDS encoding ABC transporter ATP-binding protein: MVQSIKRLFQMAGEYKTQLGASILCAIASVAAGLLPYFLIQQFIIAILRPSPDLTYLMLFAALLGVCLICKTVLFLTSTRLSHRGAYRILRNVRVQLANKLTRLPLGYVLEQESGVVKKVMENDVEELERFLAHNIPETISSAVVPAAVLVYLSFIDWRLTLAMLGFIPLAVLFYGLMMNGSKEKMKKYYTAVDKMNAVVVEFVNGMKEIKAFNQSQSSFSRFREAIEGYRRYVLEWYRSSWPFMTAYYVFIQATLVTVLPVGLLFYGRGSLSLSELILFLMMSMGFTAPLIKLTEFADGLILVVGAEQNIHSILSEEEMRDTDRKQEVQDNTISFLDVNFSYDGATDVVKGVSFVAKEGQSTALIGPSGSGKSTIAKLICRFWDVSGGTISIGGVDVRRLPTSQLMEKISFVFQDAFLLNLSIADNIRAGKPEATDAEIQRAAKLARCHDFILKTPDGYHTLAGDAGNRLSGGERQRICIARAILKDAPILVLDEATASIDPDSEEQIQEAIGELTRDKTLLVIAHRIRTVMGFDQILVMKDGRICACGNHQELLNSSSEYKMIYHAYTYTESWTLGGEEHLC